The Drechmeria coniospora strain ARSEF 6962 chromosome 02, whole genome shotgun sequence genome has a segment encoding these proteins:
- a CDS encoding carotenoid cleavage dioxygenase 1 yields the protein MAVNARGTIHRTLDDESEDSKQQLDNADKGIWKDWPNQAAFEGLEEHRGPLQLRVKGTIPPWAAGTLYRTGPGQATVEGTSRGTHYVSHWFDGFAHTHKFDIIASEDGDGPMTVVYSSRRQSDEYVAAVKKMGWRHSISFGQKADPCVGIFAKFMSLFVPRRLNNNVVVLPNFPGLPDRQPENIARGHRTGTSKVYLSTDNKYLQQVDPDSLEPLGFADQAGLHPDLKGPLSCAHAQRDPETGDWFNFNVALGVKPTYRVFRVNAATGTTDVLASISEPDLPPAYIHSFFLTENYVVLCVPSTHFAWSGLSIAWQNNLLEAIKPFDKARRCRWFVIDRRHARGVVARFSTPAAFFFHSVNAFEECVAGGAGGETRTYINLDHSMYDTSDVMFGLYYDVILNRENATEAYLDANRDQNLHSRHVRYRFEMPLSAQTSQEAASAVAEEVLSIPSPHSGELSTIHPNHAGRPYRYAYGACNRGLSTFMDSIVKTDLQTREASLWSGPRAHTPGEPVFVPRPGGTEEDDGVLLSVVLDGTAQASYLLCLDATTMEEMGRAEAEFPIAMSFHGFHAPAL from the exons ATGGCCGTCAACGCCCGAGGAACCATTCATCGAACGCTAGACGACGAATCCGAGGATAGCAAACAACAGTTGGACAATGCGGACAAGGGAATTTGGAAAGATTGGCCCAATCAGGCCGCT TTTGAGGGGTTGGAAGAACACCGGGGGCCGCTCCAGCTCCGGGTTAAGGGCACTATTCCACCGTGGGCTGCCGGCACCTTGTATCGTACCGGGCCCGGCCAAGCCACGGTCGAAGGCACCTCGAGGGGGACTCATTACGTGTCTCACTGGTTTGACGGCTTCGCCCACACCCACAAGTTTGACATCATCGCCTCGGAGGATGGAGACGGACCCATGACGGTTGTCTACTCGTCCCGTCGTCAATCCGACGAATACGTCGCAGCCGTCAAGAAGATGGGATGGCGGCACAGCATTTCCTTTGGCCAAAAGGCAGATCCATGCGTCGGAATCTTTGCCAAGTTCATGAGCTTGTTCGTGCCTCGCCGCTTGAACAACAACGTCGTCGTGCTGCCCAACTTCCCCGGCCTGCCGGACCGGCAACCGGAAAACATCGCCCGCGGCCACCGAACGGGAACGAGCAAGGTGTACCTCAGCACCGACAACAAGTATCTGCAGCAGGTCGATCCGGATTCGCTCGAGCCTTTGGGCTTTGCCGACCAGGCCGGCCTGCACCCGGATCTCAAGGGGCCGTTGTCCTGCGCTCACGCGCAGCGAGACCCCGAGACGGGCGATTGGTTCAACTTCAACGTCGCCCTCGGTGTCAAGCCGACGTACCGCGTCTTCCGCGTCAACGCCGCCACGGGTACCACGGACGTCTTGGCCTCCATCTCCGAGCCCGACCTTCCTCCGGCCTACATCCACAGCTTCTTCCTGACGGAAAACTACGTCGTCCTCtgcgtgccgtcgacgcactTCGCCTGGAGCGGCCTGAGCATCGCGTGGCAGAACAATCTtctcgaggccatcaagcCCTTCGACAAGGCGCGACGCTGCAGGTGGTTCGTCATCGATCGAAGGCACgcccgcggcgtcgtcgcccgctTCTCGACCCctgccgccttcttcttccacTCGGTCAACGCCTTCGAGGAGTGCGTCGCGgggggcgccggcggcgagacgcgGACCTACATCAACCTCGACCATTCCATGTACGACACGTCGGACGTCATGTTCGGCCTGTACTACGACGTCATCCTGAACCGCGAAAACGCGACCGAGGCCTACCTCGACGCCAACCGCGACCAGAACCTGCACAGCCGTCATGTGCGATACCGCTTCGAGATGCCCCTGTCGGCCCAGACGAGCCAGGAGGCAGCCTCGGCtgtcgccgaggaggtgcTGTCGATTCCGAGCCCGCACTCTGGCGAGCTCTCCACCATCCACCCGAACCACGCCGGAAGGCCGTACCGATACGCGTACGGCGCGTGCAACCGCGGGCTGAGCACCTTTATGGATTCCATCGTCAAGACGGACCTGCAAACGCGTGAGGCAAGCCTATGGAGCGGCCCACGGGCCCACACTCCGGGTGAGCCCGTCTTTGTGCCACGCCCCGGTGGGACagaggaggatgacggcgtGCTCTTGAGCGTCGTCCTGGACGGCACAGCGCAGGCGTCGTATCTGCTGTGCCTCgacgcgacgacgatggaggagatgggcagagccgaggccgagttTCCCATCGCCATGAGCTTCCACGGATTCCACGCGCCGGCCCTATGA